The following are encoded together in the Lathyrus oleraceus cultivar Zhongwan6 chromosome 3, CAAS_Psat_ZW6_1.0, whole genome shotgun sequence genome:
- the LOC127129025 gene encoding RHOMBOID-like protein 1: protein MLSELLTNWKMHTHKFDEMLILVVIIVLDLALGTFPLGSNFSNIGGFTSGFLLGFVILTRRQHHWLNLNKSNTSQKQESYQYALRIISFVLLSVGLVDGGVLFFKGVDLNDYCSWCHYITCAPPSCKPGYISCEDYQIGNKLNVTCLNNGRSGVFSLSNRNPDEQAEELCYRLCGK, encoded by the exons ATGCTATCAGAGCTTTTAACAAATTGGAAAATGCATACTCATAAG TTTGATGAGATGTTGATTCTTGTTGTGATCATTGTTTTGGACTTAGCTCTTGGAACTTTTCCACTTGGAAGTAATTTTAGTAACATTGGAGGGTTTACATCAGGATTTCTTCTTGGATTTGTCATTTTGACTCGCCGTCAGCATCATTGGCTTAATCTAAACAAGTCTAATACTTCCCAGAAGCAAGAATCTTATCAATATGCGCTTCGGATTATCTCTTTTGTGCTACTTAGTGTTGG ATTGGTCGACGGCGGCGTCTTGTTCTTTAAAGGGGTGGACTTGAATGATTACTGCTCTTGGTGCCATTATATAACATGTGCCCCTCCGAGCTGTAAACCAGGCTACATTTCTTGTGAG GATTACCAGATCGGAAACAAACTTAACGTGACATGTTTGAACAATGGAAGAAGTGGCGTTTTTTCTCTGTCAAACCGTAACCCTGACGAGCAGGCTGAAGAACTATGTTATCGCCTTTGCGGTAAATAA